From Pedococcus aerophilus, one genomic window encodes:
- a CDS encoding HelD family protein, whose product MTAPDHQPTTSNKATTAEVAREIAVEQAHVDVVYAELAKAKLRAGLVETDGLARGRTDRTGDVRDEELTGLFERDALVFNAARRRSTLDTQFEGLVFGRLDLDHALSRDGADSDRETRYIGRLGVRDDDYEPLVVDWRAPAAAAFYRATPVEPMDVLRRRVLRCKGPDVVGVEDDLMVAEAPDDLVIVGDGALLAALTRSRGAQMRDIVATIQRHQDEAIRASARGITEITGGPGTGKTVVALHRAAYLLYSDRRRFENGGILVVGPSSAYTAYIERVLPSLGEESVTLRSLGDVVDGVTAVRLDSPQVAAVKGSLRVRRLLSRAAADSPPGAPTQFRAFVNGKAVRVDTPALDRIRAQVLRGHQRNLASKAVRAQLAEAAWNTVREGDRNEFMDHFEDHLEVDAFLERWWPQVDPREVLLWLADPDLATRHGRGVLTAEESVAFAASMRDALESGTWSVADAALVDDLAARMGPVQEGPVEEREFYEIEELDDVSQFGVAEVRATRQSGAGSANGSSRIALTDPRDRLLQGRIDGPGEYAHVLVDEAQDLSPMQWRMLGRRGRYSSWTVVGDAAQASWPDAQESGRAREEAFGTQERRLFHMDTNYRNAREIFDYAATVVKAQVPDADIPQAVRETGAHPVDLTVAGSNWAAVATEAVEALLGEVEGSIAVIAPERHRAALAAVGELGERVVVIDPMSTKGLEYDATVVVDPDAITEESPGGVRVLYVALTRAAHRMTVLRPA is encoded by the coding sequence GTGACCGCTCCGGATCACCAGCCCACCACCTCCAACAAGGCGACCACCGCCGAGGTGGCACGCGAGATCGCCGTCGAGCAGGCGCACGTGGACGTCGTCTACGCCGAGCTGGCCAAGGCCAAGCTCCGGGCCGGGCTCGTCGAGACCGACGGCCTCGCCCGCGGACGCACCGACCGCACCGGCGACGTCCGCGACGAGGAGCTCACCGGGCTCTTCGAGCGTGACGCCCTCGTCTTCAACGCGGCCCGTCGTCGCTCGACCCTGGACACGCAGTTCGAGGGACTGGTCTTCGGGCGGCTGGACCTCGACCACGCCCTGTCCCGGGACGGCGCGGACAGTGACCGCGAGACCCGCTACATCGGGCGCCTCGGCGTCCGCGACGACGACTACGAGCCGCTCGTCGTCGACTGGCGCGCCCCGGCCGCCGCGGCGTTCTACCGCGCGACCCCCGTCGAGCCGATGGACGTCCTGCGCCGCCGGGTGCTGCGTTGCAAGGGTCCCGACGTCGTCGGCGTCGAGGACGACCTGATGGTCGCCGAGGCACCGGACGACCTCGTCATCGTCGGCGACGGCGCGCTCCTCGCGGCCCTGACCCGCAGCCGCGGCGCGCAGATGCGCGACATCGTCGCCACCATCCAGCGCCACCAGGACGAGGCCATCCGCGCCTCGGCCCGCGGCATCACCGAGATCACCGGCGGACCCGGCACCGGCAAGACCGTCGTCGCCCTGCACCGCGCCGCCTACCTGCTCTACTCCGACCGGCGACGCTTCGAGAACGGCGGCATCCTCGTCGTCGGTCCGTCCTCGGCCTACACCGCCTACATCGAGCGGGTGCTGCCGTCGCTGGGCGAGGAGTCGGTGACGCTGCGCTCGCTCGGAGACGTCGTCGACGGGGTCACCGCCGTACGGCTCGACTCCCCGCAGGTAGCCGCCGTCAAGGGTTCGCTGCGCGTGCGGCGCCTGCTGTCGCGCGCCGCCGCCGACAGCCCGCCGGGCGCTCCGACGCAGTTCCGCGCCTTCGTGAACGGCAAGGCCGTCCGCGTCGACACCCCGGCCCTGGACCGCATCCGCGCCCAGGTCCTGCGTGGGCACCAGCGCAACCTCGCGTCCAAGGCCGTGCGCGCCCAGCTCGCCGAGGCCGCGTGGAACACCGTCCGCGAGGGTGACCGCAACGAGTTCATGGACCACTTCGAGGACCACCTCGAGGTCGACGCCTTCCTCGAGCGCTGGTGGCCGCAGGTCGACCCGCGCGAGGTGCTGCTGTGGCTCGCCGACCCCGACCTCGCCACCCGTCATGGGCGCGGCGTCCTCACCGCGGAGGAGTCGGTGGCGTTCGCCGCGTCGATGCGCGACGCCCTCGAGTCCGGCACCTGGTCGGTCGCCGACGCGGCCCTCGTCGACGACCTCGCCGCCCGGATGGGTCCGGTCCAGGAGGGGCCGGTCGAGGAGCGCGAGTTCTACGAGATCGAGGAGCTCGACGACGTCTCGCAGTTCGGCGTCGCCGAGGTCCGCGCGACCCGGCAGTCCGGCGCCGGCTCGGCGAACGGCTCCTCCCGCATCGCCCTGACCGATCCGCGCGACCGGCTCCTGCAGGGACGCATCGACGGGCCGGGCGAGTACGCCCACGTCCTCGTCGACGAGGCCCAGGACCTGTCCCCCATGCAGTGGCGGATGCTCGGACGCCGTGGGCGCTACTCGTCGTGGACCGTGGTCGGTGACGCCGCCCAGGCGTCGTGGCCCGATGCGCAGGAGTCCGGACGGGCGCGCGAGGAGGCGTTCGGCACCCAGGAGCGCCGGCTGTTCCACATGGACACCAACTACCGCAACGCCCGCGAGATCTTCGACTACGCCGCCACGGTCGTGAAGGCCCAGGTGCCCGACGCCGACATCCCGCAGGCGGTCCGCGAAACGGGCGCCCACCCCGTCGACCTCACGGTGGCGGGCAGCAACTGGGCCGCGGTCGCGACCGAGGCCGTCGAGGCGCTGCTCGGGGAGGTCGAGGGCTCGATCGCCGTCATCGCCCCGGAGCGACACCGCGCCGCGCTGGCTGCCGTCGGCGAGCTCGGGGAGCGCGTCGTCGTCATCGACCCGATGTCGACGAAGGGTCTGGAGTACGACGCCACGGTCGTGGTCGACCCCGACGCCATCACCGAGGAGTCACCCGGTGGCGTGCGCGTGCTCTACGTCGCGCTGACGCGGGCCGCGCACCGCATGACGGTCCTGCGCCCCGCCTGA
- a CDS encoding helix-turn-helix transcriptional regulator, which translates to MSDAAGPLGLDRQDGDGDGVVTRVYLAALQHPEPTRSLLVAQGMKAPLVDHSLEVLQERGLVRLQPGGVIEVIPPDISLPTLALSYERRARETRSAAHELSQVFFQARAATTTPDAGTIRILNSLDEMAAVTAEAIATGTEIVRVFRAPSPRTDAIFDSPLHSHEEPSHGAGGIVLDMASVYDSRVLDLPDALTVLEARERGGERFRLTTSVPFSCVIVDDTAAIVDVSAFDPTGFGSALVRARAMVLALIALFDHFWTLGSPLQRAGSGSAAEQRDQLILSLLAAGAPDATIARQTGVSQRTVERRVRALMDQLGAGTRFQAGVQAGRRGLI; encoded by the coding sequence GTGAGCGACGCTGCGGGCCCCCTGGGCCTCGATCGCCAGGACGGCGACGGGGACGGGGTCGTGACGCGGGTCTACCTCGCGGCACTCCAGCACCCCGAGCCGACGCGGTCACTGCTCGTCGCCCAGGGCATGAAGGCCCCGCTGGTCGACCACTCCCTCGAGGTGCTGCAGGAGCGCGGCCTGGTCCGCCTGCAACCGGGCGGCGTCATCGAGGTCATCCCGCCCGACATCTCCCTGCCGACCCTGGCGCTCAGCTACGAGCGGCGCGCCCGCGAGACCCGGTCGGCGGCGCACGAGCTCTCCCAGGTCTTCTTCCAGGCGAGGGCGGCGACGACCACCCCGGACGCGGGCACCATACGGATCCTCAACTCCCTGGACGAGATGGCGGCGGTGACGGCCGAGGCGATCGCGACCGGCACCGAGATCGTCCGGGTCTTCCGCGCTCCGTCGCCGCGCACCGACGCGATCTTCGACAGCCCTCTCCACAGCCACGAGGAGCCGAGCCACGGTGCGGGCGGCATCGTCCTCGACATGGCCTCCGTCTACGACTCGCGTGTCCTCGACCTGCCGGACGCCCTCACCGTCCTCGAGGCCCGCGAGCGGGGCGGCGAGCGCTTCCGGCTCACCACGAGCGTGCCGTTCTCCTGCGTCATCGTCGACGACACGGCAGCCATCGTCGACGTCAGCGCCTTCGACCCGACGGGGTTCGGGTCCGCCCTGGTGCGGGCGCGGGCGATGGTCCTGGCGCTGATCGCGTTGTTCGACCACTTCTGGACGCTCGGCTCACCCCTCCAGCGGGCGGGGTCGGGCAGCGCGGCCGAGCAGCGCGACCAGCTCATCCTGTCGCTGCTCGCCGCCGGCGCCCCCGACGCCACGATCGCCCGGCAGACCGGGGTCTCCCAACGGACCGTCGAGCGCCGGGTCCGCGCCCTGATGGACCAGCTCGGGGCCGGCACGCGGTTCCAGGCGGGGGTCCAGGCCGGGCGGCGTGGCCTGATCTGA
- a CDS encoding adenylosuccinate synthase — translation MPAIVLVGAQWGDEGKGKATDLLGSDVDYVVKFNGGNNAGHTIVIEKDGKREKYALHLLPSGILTPTCTPVIGNGVVVDLAVLFEELDGLEARGVDTSRLLVSASAHIIAPYNRVLDKVTERFLGSRKIGTTGRGIGPTYADKMSRNGIRVQDLFDEKILRQKVEAALAFKNQILAKIYNRRAVEVDEVMDELLGYAERLRPMVADTSLVLEKALNEGKTVLLEAGQATLLDVDHGTYPFVTSSNATAGGACTGSGIPPTRVDRVIAILKAYSTRVGEGPFPTELFDANGEFLRKTGAEFGTTTGRPRRCGWVDTVVGRYSTRINGTTDFVITKLDVLTGLDTVPVCVAYDVDGVRHDEMPVNQTDFHHAKPIYEELPGWWEDITECRTFEDLPANAQAYVLRLEELIGARVSAIGVGPGREEIISRHSLLGD, via the coding sequence ATGCCGGCAATCGTGCTCGTGGGCGCGCAGTGGGGCGACGAGGGCAAGGGCAAGGCGACCGACCTCCTGGGCAGCGACGTCGACTACGTCGTCAAGTTCAACGGTGGCAACAACGCCGGCCACACGATCGTCATCGAGAAGGACGGCAAGCGCGAGAAGTACGCGCTGCACCTGCTCCCCTCCGGCATCCTCACGCCGACCTGCACCCCCGTCATCGGCAACGGTGTCGTCGTCGACCTGGCCGTGCTCTTCGAGGAGCTCGACGGCCTCGAGGCCCGTGGGGTCGACACCTCCCGCCTCCTGGTGAGCGCGAGCGCGCACATCATCGCGCCGTACAACCGGGTCCTCGACAAGGTCACCGAGCGCTTCCTCGGGTCGCGCAAGATCGGCACCACGGGTCGCGGCATCGGGCCGACCTACGCGGACAAGATGTCCCGCAACGGGATCCGTGTGCAGGACCTCTTCGACGAGAAGATCCTGCGCCAGAAGGTCGAGGCCGCCCTCGCCTTCAAGAACCAGATCCTCGCCAAGATCTACAACCGCCGCGCCGTCGAGGTGGACGAGGTGATGGACGAGCTCCTCGGGTATGCCGAGCGGTTGCGTCCCATGGTCGCCGACACCTCCCTGGTGCTCGAGAAGGCCCTCAACGAGGGCAAGACCGTGCTGCTCGAAGCGGGTCAGGCGACCCTGCTCGACGTCGACCACGGCACCTACCCGTTCGTCACGTCCTCCAACGCAACCGCCGGTGGCGCGTGCACCGGGTCGGGCATCCCGCCGACCCGGGTGGACCGCGTCATCGCGATCCTCAAGGCGTACTCGACCCGGGTCGGCGAGGGGCCGTTCCCGACCGAGCTCTTCGACGCCAACGGTGAGTTCCTGCGCAAGACCGGGGCGGAGTTCGGCACCACGACCGGTCGCCCGCGGCGTTGCGGCTGGGTCGACACGGTCGTGGGCCGCTACTCCACGCGGATCAACGGCACCACGGACTTCGTCATCACCAAGCTCGACGTCCTGACCGGTCTCGACACGGTGCCGGTCTGCGTCGCCTACGACGTGGACGGCGTCCGCCACGACGAGATGCCGGTCAACCAGACCGACTTCCACCACGCCAAGCCGATCTACGAGGAGCTGCCCGGCTGGTGGGAGGACATCACCGAGTGCCGCACCTTCGAGGACCTGCCGGCGAACGCCCAGGCCTACGTGCTGCGCCTCGAGGAGCTGATCGGCGCCCGCGTCTCGGCGATCGGTGTCGGCCCCGGCCGCGAGGAGATCATCAGCCGCCACTCCCTGCTCGGCGACTGA
- a CDS encoding DUF3151 domain-containing protein, translating into MSDNLLGIPETRLPVDPAARLLDDGVAADQVAAAHPTSSLAWATLAEDALADGRTVEGYAYARTGYHRALDSLRKNGWRGQGPVPWEHEPNRGFLRALAALAKAAGAIGETDEQHRCTEFLRDSSTAGARELGL; encoded by the coding sequence GTGAGCGACAACCTGCTCGGCATCCCCGAGACCCGGCTCCCCGTCGACCCGGCAGCCCGTCTGCTGGACGACGGTGTGGCCGCCGACCAGGTGGCAGCCGCCCACCCGACGTCGTCGCTGGCCTGGGCCACCCTCGCCGAGGACGCGCTCGCCGACGGCCGTACCGTCGAGGGCTACGCGTACGCCCGGACCGGCTACCACCGCGCGCTGGACTCGTTGCGCAAGAACGGCTGGCGCGGCCAGGGCCCGGTCCCGTGGGAGCACGAGCCCAACCGCGGCTTCCTGCGGGCGCTCGCAGCCCTGGCCAAGGCGGCCGGCGCGATCGGCGAGACCGACGAGCAGCACCGCTGCACCGAGTTCCTGCGCGACTCCTCGACCGCCGGGGCGCGCGAGCTCGGCCTGTAG